The genomic region TTTCCACAACACTTTAAACTATGGCTCGCTACGATCTTCCCGATGAAGCATGGACTCTCATCCAGCCCTTATTACCTGCTGAACCAGCAATAGCACGGGCCGGACGACCATGGGCAGAACATCGTATGATCATCAACGGTATGTTCCGGGTGCTGTGTTCAGGCGCACCATGGCGCGATTTGCCTGAGCGATACGGCCCATGGAAAACGGTTTACAATCGTTTTAACCGCTGGTCGAAGTCGTGAGTGATTAACATTATTTTCAATAAGTTACTTTCATTACTTGATGCATATGGCTTGGTTGACTGGTTTGTCACGGCGCTGGATGGCAGCAATATCCGTGCGCTCAGATGTGCTGCCGGGGCTCAAAAAAACATCCCGATATCGCCGGAGATAACGGTCTGGGTCGCTCTCGCGGTGGTTTTGGCACCAAAATCCATCTGGCGACAGACGGAAGCGGTCTCCCGTTAAACATCGTTCTGAGCCCTGTGCAGGCTCATGAAAGCCAGTTCGCATTACGTTTTCTGGATGGTATTGGTGTTCAGCGTCAGAACGGACCTATTTGATTGCGGAAACTGACCCCTTAGAATTGAACCTTAACGTATCCCTTGTCAGGCAAAATAACTGGCAGGCAAGAGAGTTGATTTACGCCATCCCTCTGAGAAACAGCGTAAAGGATATCGTTATCAAGCCAGAGTCTAATTTAACCCGTGCGATGACGGTTGATTCAAAAAACTCTGCCATATTACAGAACTCATTCGAATTTCCCGAACAGCGCTACACGATTATCCGGGGCAATGCCGATGTGAATTCATTTGTAATAAAACAAAGCAGCGATAACAAGTTTTTATCATGGGATGGTGGTTCGAAAGTCCATTTCGATACCGCTTCTTCAACTGGAAATAATTTATGGAGATTGAATTATCTTCCGTCATTAAGAAAAAATGTCATCACAAATAGAATAAATGATAATATAGCCCTTGATGTTCCTGGATCAGTTACTGATAATGGTAATGAGCTGATTATGTACACCCGGCACAATGGGGCCAACCAGAGATTTATGGTCGCTGGTTCCGGCTTGGGTGAGCGAATATATATTGTTTCAATGTTAGATCAATCAAAGGTTTTATCCGCCAGTAACGATCA from Erwinia tracheiphila harbors:
- a CDS encoding RICIN domain-containing protein yields the protein MIAETDPLELNLNVSLVRQNNWQARELIYAIPLRNSVKDIVIKPESNLTRAMTVDSKNSAILQNSFEFPEQRYTIIRGNADVNSFVIKQSSDNKFLSWDGGSKVHFDTASSTGNNLWRLNYLPSLRKNVITNRINDNIALDVPGSVTDNGNELIMYTRHNGANQRFMVAGSGLGERIYIVSMLDQSKVLSASNDHHNAIIYNRDTGPLQAFVLIKCDYKGDNVYQIINDWTNLVLAWNVIWTVPNGSHVFFHKNESYKDEYYWILNPQRDGGYIISNFRDPNRVLDVANAATANGTRLQLIHRNGNRAQLFTFLKNPETSPAAPLEHNKTAIIRTTQFANRGDYVFKVSNVDAILIIALRDNNDHLERFNFFRARGKGPCVY